The genomic interval CGGCGACGTCGAGGCTGATGTGGTAGCGCGTGACCACCTCACCCATCGGGCTCACCGGCAGGCGGGTGTAGGCCGACTCGCCGGGCCCGGTGGACTCGGCGAGCTTGTTGCGGCAGACGGCGACGAGGTCGCCGAGGACCGCGGAGGCGGTCGGCGAGCCGCCGGCGCCCGGCCCGTAGAACATCAGCTGGCCGGCCGCCTCGGCCTCGACGAAGACGGCGTTGTACGCCTCGCGGACGGAGGCCAGCGGGTGGCTGAGCGGGATCATCGCCGGGTGCACGCGGGCGGTGACCGACCGGCCGTCCGCGGCCCGCTCGCAGATCGCGAGGAGCTTGATGGTGCAGCCCATCTGCTTCGCCGAAGCGAAGTCCGAGGCGGTGACCTCCGTCATGCCCTCGCGATAGACGTCGTCGAGGCGCACACGGGTGTGGAAGGCGATGCCGGCGAGGATCGCGGCCTTCGCGGCGGCGTCGAAGCCCTCGACATCGGCGGTCGGGTCGGCCTCGGCGTAGCCCAGGGCGGTGGCCTCGTCGAGCGCCTCGGAGTAGCCCGCGCCGCTGGAGTCCATCTTGTCGAGGATGAAGTTGGTGGTGCCGTTGACGATGCCGAGCACCCGGTTGACCTTGTCGCCGGCGAGGGACTCGCGCAGCGGCCGGACGAGCGGGATGGCGCCGGCGACGGCGGCCTCGTAGTAGAGGTCGGCGCCGTGCTGCTCGGCGGCGGCGTGCAGGGCCGCGCCGTCACCGGCGAGCAGCGCCTTGTTGGCCGAGACGACGCTGGCACCCTGCTCGAAGGCGGCGGTGATCAGGGTGCGGGCCGGCTCGATGCCACCGATGACCTCGACGACCACGTCGATGTCGCCCCGTTTGACGAGGGCGGTGGCGTCTGTGGTGATCAGCTCCTCGGGCACGCCGGCGCGCACCCGGCCGGGGCGGCGCACGGCGATGCCCGCGAGCTCGACCGGCGCCCCGATGCGGGCCGCGAGGTCGTCGGCGTGCGTCGTCATGATGCGCGCCACCTCTGAGCCGACCACTCCACAGCCCAGCAGCGCCACCTTCAGCGGACGCGTACGCATCATCCGACCTCGTTTCTCATACATCTTGGCTAGTGCACCAGTCTCACTCACCGGACGGACGTTTCCCAACCCGTCCAGTATCCGAGATCTTTATTACCGTCAGCCGACATCGAGGCGAAAAAGATCTTCTTCGGTCTCGCGCCGGACGATCACTCGTGCCGCGCCGTCCTTGACCGCCACCACGGGCGGGCGCAGCGCGTGGTTGTAGTTGCTGGCCATGGAGCGGCAGTACGCGCCGGTCGCGGGCACGGCGAGCAGGTCGCCGGGGGCCACGTCGGCGGGCAGGAAGGCGTCACGCACGACGATGTCACCGGATTCGCAGTGCTTGCCGACGACGCGCGAGAGCATCGGCTCGGCGGTGGAGGTCCGGGAGACCAGCGCGACGCTGTACTCCGCGTCGTAGAGCGCGGTGCGGATGTTGTCGGACATGCCGCCGTCGACGCTGACGTATGTGCGCAGACCGGGCAGTTCCTTGATGGTGCCGACCTCGTAGAGGGTGAAGGCGGTCGGGCCGACGATGGCGCGGCCGGGCTCGACGGAGAGCCGGGGCACGGCGAGGCCGGCCGCCGCGCACTCGCGGGTGACGATCTCGCCCAGGGCCCGGGCGATCTCGTGCGGCTCGCGGGGGTCGTCGTCGGAGGTGTAGGCGATGCCGAGGCCGCCACCGAGGTCGATCTCGGGCAGTTCGACGCCGTGCTCGTCGCGGATCTCCTTGAGCAGGCCGACGACGCGGTGCGCGGCGACCTCGAAGCCGGAGGTGTCGAAGATCTGCGAGCCGATGTGGGAGTGGATGCCGATGAGCTCCAGCCCGTCGAGCTTCAGGGCGCGGCGGACGGCCTCGGCGGCCTGGCCGCCGACGAGCGCGAGGCCGAACTTCTGGTCCTCGTGCGCGGTGGCGATGAACTCGTGGGTGTGCGCCTCGACGCCGACGGTGACCCGGATCTGCACGCGCTGGCGCTTGCCGAGCCGCTCGGCGACGTGCGCGACGCGGACGATCTCCTGGAAGGAGTCGAGGACGA from Streptomyces albireticuli carries:
- the lysA gene encoding diaminopimelate decarboxylase, producing the protein MSRSAHPAGPRYADVLPEGHYTAPPADLNALDPRVWSRTVGRDGNGVVTVGGIDVTRLAEEFGTPAYFLDEDDFRARCRAWRDAFGTEADVFYAGKAFLSRAVVRWLHEEGLNLDVCSAGELATALDAGMPAERIALHGNNKSVEEITRAVEAGVGRIVLDSFQEIVRVAHVAERLGKRQRVQIRVTVGVEAHTHEFIATAHEDQKFGLALVGGQAAEAVRRALKLDGLELIGIHSHIGSQIFDTSGFEVAAHRVVGLLKEIRDEHGVELPEIDLGGGLGIAYTSDDDPREPHEIARALGEIVTRECAAAGLAVPRLSVEPGRAIVGPTAFTLYEVGTIKELPGLRTYVSVDGGMSDNIRTALYDAEYSVALVSRTSTAEPMLSRVVGKHCESGDIVVRDAFLPADVAPGDLLAVPATGAYCRSMASNYNHALRPPVVAVKDGAARVIVRRETEEDLFRLDVG
- a CDS encoding homoserine dehydrogenase, translated to MMRTRPLKVALLGCGVVGSEVARIMTTHADDLAARIGAPVELAGIAVRRPGRVRAGVPEELITTDATALVKRGDIDVVVEVIGGIEPARTLITAAFEQGASVVSANKALLAGDGAALHAAAEQHGADLYYEAAVAGAIPLVRPLRESLAGDKVNRVLGIVNGTTNFILDKMDSSGAGYSEALDEATALGYAEADPTADVEGFDAAAKAAILAGIAFHTRVRLDDVYREGMTEVTASDFASAKQMGCTIKLLAICERAADGRSVTARVHPAMIPLSHPLASVREAYNAVFVEAEAAGQLMFYGPGAGGSPTASAVLGDLVAVCRNKLAESTGPGESAYTRLPVSPMGEVVTRYHISLDVADKPGVLAQVATVFAAHGVSIDTVRQTGKDGEASLVVVTHRAADAALSATVEALRKLDTVRGVASIMRVEGE